The Sphingopyxis sp. YR583 sequence TCGCCCCACTCGGTCGCACTTCCAAATAAAGGCCCCTCCCGTCGGTCCGGCTGTAGGGTCTACTTTTGGCCTTCAACGACCGGATCATAACATCAGTAAGAGACATCGACTCAACTCCTGCAAGCAGGCCTTGGCCAGCGTCGGATCATCGACACGACATCTCGGAGATGAATGGGGCCACCGGAAATTGATGTTGGGGCCATCGCCCTATCCGGTGGCCCCATTTCCACTGAGATCGAGTGAAATATTCTCGGACGTCAAAAGACAAGACCAAGGAGAAAATGGCAGATTTCCGCCGTTTTGTCGATGGCGGTGGGTCGTCATGAGAACGGAAAGTGGTGCCCCTGGCCGGACTCGAACCAGCACTCCTTGCGGAACTCGATTTTGAGTCGAGCGCGTCTACCAATTTCACCACAGGGGCCCATGATCATGGGGCGCCGGACAGCGCGGCGCTTCCCCTAGGGCGAAGCGCCGCATCTTGCCAAGCTATTTCTTGAGCTCTTTCGCCAGCGTCTTTGCAGTCGCCTTGCCATAGGGCGGCTTGAAGCCCGCCAATCCCGCAACGTCGAGCTTCGGCTGGCGATAGACCGCGCGCGCATGGCTGAAGGTGCGGAATCCGTCGACCCCGTGATAATTGCCCATGCCCGACGGTCCGACCCCGCCGAAGGGCAGATCCTCCATCGCGTTATGGAAAAGCACGTCGTTGACCGTGACGCCGCCCGAGATCGTCCGCGTCAGCACGCGATCTTCCTCGCTCTTGTCCTGACCGAAATAATAAAGGCCGAGCGGGCGGTCGTTCGCGTTCACATAATCGATCGCGTCGTCGATGCTCTTGTAGGTTTTCACCGGCAGGATGGGGCCGAAGATTTCCTCCTGCATCACTTTCATGTCGTCGGTCGGGTTGCGCACGATGTGGAGCGGCATCTTGTGGCCGTTCGAGCTTGCAAAATCCTCACCGCCCGGATTGACCTCGATCACCTCGGCGCCCTTCTCGCGTGCATCGGCGAGATAGCTCTGAAGCCGGTCGTAATTGCGCGTGTTCACAACCGACGTGTAGTCGTCATTCGCCAGCAACGTCGGGTACAGCGCGGTCGCGCCCTTGGTTACGCTGTCGATCACCGCGCCTTCCTGGTCCTCGGCGACGAGCAGATAGTCGGGCGCGAGGCAGATCTGCCCCGCATTCATCATCTTACCGAGCGCGACGCGCTGGCCGACGAGATCCTTGTTTGCGCTGCGTCCGATGAAGGTGGGCGACTTGCCCCCGAGTTCGAGCGTGACAGGCACGAGATTATCGGCCGCCGCACGCATGATATGCTTGCCGACGCTGGTCGCGCCGGTGAAGATCATATGGTCGAAAGCAAGCTTCGAGAACGCGACGCCAACGTCGGAATCGCCCGTGAACACCGCCATTTCGCTTTCGTCGAAATAGTCGGGCACCAGCCGCGCCATCAGCGCCGAGACATTTTCGGTGAATTCCGACGGTTTGATCATCGCGCGGTTGCCCGCTGCCAGAATGCCCGCCATCGGCACAAAGACCATTCCGACGGGAAAATTCCAAGGGCTCACCACCCCTACGACACCCTTCGGCTGGTACACGACTTCGGCCTTCGCGCCGAGCAGGCCGAGCGGGAAGGTCGGCTTGCGCTTCTCGCCCTTCGACCACGCGGCCATATGTTTTTTCGCGTGTTTCAGGGCGCTCACCGACGGCATGATGTCGGTCATCAGCGTCTGTTCGCGGCTGCGATGGCCGAAATCCTCGCTCACCGCCTTTGCGAAGTCCTCGCTATGATCGACGAGCAGCGCGATCGCGCGGTCGATGCGGTCGGTGCGGACGCTCAGGCTTTCGGGCATGGCAGCGGTAAAGCTCGCCTTCTGCGCCGCGAGCACTTCGTGCATGCGCGCCGTTTCGCCGGCAATATCCTGCTTGATCGCGGTAGCCATGACCCATCTCCCCTAAAGCTGTGCGGGCGACGTTTGATCATGCCGCGCGTCGGGTTGCAAGGTGAAACGGATCGATCGATCTTCCGTTGGCGGCACAATGGTTATCCCCGGGCTGGCAAGTCGGGCGCTAGAAGCAAAGCGCGTCGCCGCCATAGGCCCGCACATTGCGGATCGTCCCGTCGGAATTGACGAACCAATTTATCTTGAACTCTTTTCCGCATTTGCTGTCGAGTATCTCGAGCAACGCCGACCGGCGTTCGGTGCCCCCTTCCGTAATTTCGAATTTCTCGGCGACCAGCCATTTGCGCAGGGCAGCCTCATCGCTTCCTTCGGGAAAGGCGCGGTGGAACTCGGTCGCGGCATAGGGGTCGTCGAGCGATGCATTCTTCAAAAGCCCGGGTGGTTTGGGTGCAACCTGGTCGATCAGCGCGACGGTCAGTGGCTCGCGGAAGGCCATGACGCCCGCGGCAGCCATCGCAAGAACCGCAATCACATAGACCAATGTTCTCAGCATGGTAGCCGACCTCCCTGTTGCGCCCGCGCTTCTAGATACCCACTGTTGAGGATTTCCTAATCGGCTGCCTCATGGCCAGGCGGCCGCGCGACCGCCCGCCGTCGACCGTCGAATAGGCACGCCCCCTTTCGCAAGTGCAGCAAAGACGCTAAGCGACCCGCCGACGTATCTTTCCCCTACGGAGTCTCTCGATATGACCGCCACCGATCCCGTCGTTTTCCTTTCCTACGCGCGCACCCCGATGGGCAGCATGCAGGGTAGCCTGTCGGACGCGAGCGCGACCGATCTCGGCGCGACCGCGGTCAAGGCAGCGGTCGAGCGCGCCGGCGTGTCGGGCGACGACATCGAGCGCATCTATATGGGCTGCGTGCTTCCCGCCGGCCTCGGCCAGGCACCCGCGCGCCAGGCCGCGATCAAGGCGGGCCTGCCCAAGTCGGTGCAGGCGACGACCGTCAACAAGGTGTGCGGTTCGGGTATGCAGACCGTGATCATGGGCGCCGAAGCGCTCGCCGCGGGCAGCGTCGACCTGGTCGTCGCGGGCGGCATGGAGTCGATGACCAACGCGCCGTACCTTCTGAAGAAGCACCGCTCGGGCGCGCGCATCGGGCACGACACCGCCTATGATCATATGTTCCTCGACGGTCTGGAAGATGCCTATGAAGCCGGCCGCGCGATGGGCACCTTTGCTCAGGATACCGCCGATGCGTACCAGCTCAGCCGCCAGTCGCAGGACGATTATTCGATCGAATCGCTGAGCCGCGCCAAGGCCGCGATCGCTGCTGGCGCCTTCGCCAGTGAAATCGCTCCGGTCACCATCTCGGGCCGCAAGGGCGACGTGGTCGTCGACACCGACGAAGCCCCCGGCAAGGGCATGCCCGACAAGATCCCGACGCTGAAGCCCGCCTTCGCGAAGGACGGCACGATCACCGCGGCGACCAGCTCGTCGATTTCGGACGGCGCGGCCGCCGTAGTACTGACGCGCCAGTCGGTTGCCGACGCCAAGGGCGCCAAGCCCGTGGCTAAGCTCGTCGCGCACGCTGCGCACGCACAGGAACCGAAGGACTTCACCGTCGCGCCCGTCGGGGCGATCAACAAGCTGCTCGCGAAGACCGGCTGGGCGATCGGCGACGTCGACCTGTTCGAAGTCAATGAAGCCTTCGCCTGCGTCGCGATGTTTGCGATGCACGACCTCGGCATCCCGCACGAGAAGATCAACGTCCATGGCGGCGCAACCGCGCTCGGCCACCCTATCGGCGCCAGCGGCACGCGCATCATCACCACGCTGATCGCGGCGCTCCAGCGCCACGGCAAGACGCGCGGAATCGCGAGCCTGTGCATCGGCGGCGGCGAAGCGACGGCAGTTGCGGTCGAACTGGTCTGAACCGCCCATTTTCGAAAAGTTCCACGGCGCCGTCGCAAGACGGCGCCGTTTCGTCGCCTAGCCGCGACAATTTGCGACACTAATGTCCTGAAAATAAACGGCGCATTCCGGCTCCGTTCAAATCGAATCGCCTATTCCATATTTGTCATCGGGCAGATCCCCTCCCCCTGACCGATTGAAAAGGAATGGCACAATGAAGAGCAAATTTCTCACCGCCGGCCTGATCGCCGCGATGATGATCCCGGCCGCCGCGCAGGCACAGAACCGCGAGATCCGCAACGATCGCAAGGAATTGCGCGAGGAACAGCGCGACCTGCGGAATGCGCAACGCTATGGCGACCGCGGCGACGTTCGCGATGCCCGCCGCGACGTGCGCGATGCCCGTCAGGATCTGCGCGAAAGCCAGCGCGACTGGCGCCGCGACACGCGCTACCAGAATTATCGCGCGCCGTTCAAATATCAGTCGTTCCGCGTCGGCTCGACCCTACGTTCGAACTATTATGCGCCCAGCTATCGCCCGGCATGGGACAGCCGCTGGGGCGTGCCGCGCGCGGGCCGCAACCTGACCTACGTCCGCCACTATAACGACCTGCTGCTCGTCAACGAGCGTAACGGCCGGGTGGTGAAGGTATACCGCAACCACTTCAACTGGCGCCGCTAAACGATAATATCCTTTCGTTTCAAAGAGGGTCGATGGGCAACCATCGGCCCTTTTTCGTGGCGCGATTGTCGTTGCTGGAAACGCGCGGAAAGCATAGCCTGCGCCCATTCCTGTTGGGAGAAATCGACATGAAAAAGCTCGTTCTTCTTGCCGCGCTGACCGCGCTGTCAGCCTGTTCGCAAAAAGCCCAAGAGTCGAAGGATACCGCCGCCGCGCCGACCGAAACGGCCGCCCCCGCCCCGGCAGCCAATCCGGGCACCGCGCCGGGCAGCTATGACGTCAAAATGGCCGATGGGACGATGGCTTCGACGGTCATCAACGCCGATGGCACCTATGTCGACACCGACGCGGCAGGCAAGACCGTCAATAAAGGCAAGTTCACGCACAAGGACGGCAAGGACTGTTTCGACCCCGACGGCGATGAGGCCGAAGTGTGTTGGAGCCTGTCGCCCGTCGCCGCGGATGGCAGCTTCACCGCCACCGCGCCCGACCAAATGGCCGTGACGGTTACGCCCAAAAAGAGCTGATCAAGCGGCGGATTCAGGACCGGCCGATATTGGAAGCGCGATCAGTCGCCCCAGATATGGTCGGTCTGGATCCAGCCCTTGCGACCCTTGACGTCGAACAGGCACCAGCCGTTCTTGCAATCGGTGATCCGGCCGACGACGCCGGGCTCGGCGCGATAGGCAACCGCCGCTGACGCGCTCGCATCCTCACGCATCGGACGGATTTCGCCGGTGACGATCGCGGTGCGCGTCCGGCTAAGAAGCCGGGCCGCCATCCAGCCTTGCGTGCCATCGGGGTCTTCGATCTTGCGCCAGGTTTCAAAGCGCGCGACGACCTTTACCGGCAGGTCCTTGCGCCGATATTCCCACGTCACAGGGACATCGGGCGACGGCCCTTTGCGCATCCGCGCTTCGTCGACGTTGATCGACGCCCAATAAGGCAATTCGACATCGGATTGTGCGGCGGCCGGTCCCACGGTGGCCATCAGCACGGCGGCGATCAAGATATGGCGGCTGGTCATTGCTCTGCCTTGTCAAACTCATACCCGCATTTCAACCGTTCGCCGCGCAAAAGGCTGCGTTCGTCCCCAGCCTTTTTCATCGCGGACGCTCTTGACCGTCCTTGCGCGGCGCGCTCTATCGGCGCCATGCCCGATTCATCCCGTCCCAAACGCCCGCGCGTCATCGTCACCCGCCAACTGATGCCGCATGTCGAAGGCCGCATGGCCGAATTGTTCGATGTCTCTTTGTCAGCACGCGACGAAGCCTTCACCCGGGACCAGTTGAAGGCCGCCGTAGCCGACTGCGACGTCTTCGTACCGACGGTGACCGACGAAATCGATGCGGATATCATCAACTCCGCGGGCGACCGGCTGAAACTGATCGCGAATTTCGGTGCCGGCGTCGATCATATCGACCTCGCCGCCGCGCGGGCAAAAGGCATTATGGTGTCGAATACGCCCGGCGTATTCACCGAAGATACCGCCGACATGACGATGGCGCTGATCCTCAGCGTCCCGCGCCGCCTTGCCGAGGGCGAGAAACTCATGCGCTCGGGCCAATGGGCCGGCTGGGCGCCGAGCGCGATGCTCG is a genomic window containing:
- a CDS encoding coniferyl aldehyde dehydrogenase translates to MATAIKQDIAGETARMHEVLAAQKASFTAAMPESLSVRTDRIDRAIALLVDHSEDFAKAVSEDFGHRSREQTLMTDIMPSVSALKHAKKHMAAWSKGEKRKPTFPLGLLGAKAEVVYQPKGVVGVVSPWNFPVGMVFVPMAGILAAGNRAMIKPSEFTENVSALMARLVPDYFDESEMAVFTGDSDVGVAFSKLAFDHMIFTGATSVGKHIMRAAADNLVPVTLELGGKSPTFIGRSANKDLVGQRVALGKMMNAGQICLAPDYLLVAEDQEGAVIDSVTKGATALYPTLLANDDYTSVVNTRNYDRLQSYLADAREKGAEVIEVNPGGEDFASSNGHKMPLHIVRNPTDDMKVMQEEIFGPILPVKTYKSIDDAIDYVNANDRPLGLYYFGQDKSEEDRVLTRTISGGVTVNDVLFHNAMEDLPFGGVGPSGMGNYHGVDGFRTFSHARAVYRQPKLDVAGLAGFKPPYGKATAKTLAKELKK
- a CDS encoding SH3 domain-containing protein, whose amino-acid sequence is MTSRHILIAAVLMATVGPAAAQSDVELPYWASINVDEARMRKGPSPDVPVTWEYRRKDLPVKVVARFETWRKIEDPDGTQGWMAARLLSRTRTAIVTGEIRPMREDASASAAVAYRAEPGVVGRITDCKNGWCLFDVKGRKGWIQTDHIWGD
- a CDS encoding acetyl-CoA C-acyltransferase — encoded protein: MTATDPVVFLSYARTPMGSMQGSLSDASATDLGATAVKAAVERAGVSGDDIERIYMGCVLPAGLGQAPARQAAIKAGLPKSVQATTVNKVCGSGMQTVIMGAEALAAGSVDLVVAGGMESMTNAPYLLKKHRSGARIGHDTAYDHMFLDGLEDAYEAGRAMGTFAQDTADAYQLSRQSQDDYSIESLSRAKAAIAAGAFASEIAPVTISGRKGDVVVDTDEAPGKGMPDKIPTLKPAFAKDGTITAATSSSISDGAAAVVLTRQSVADAKGAKPVAKLVAHAAHAQEPKDFTVAPVGAINKLLAKTGWAIGDVDLFEVNEAFACVAMFAMHDLGIPHEKINVHGGATALGHPIGASGTRIITTLIAALQRHGKTRGIASLCIGGGEATAVAVELV